One stretch of Hemibagrus wyckioides isolate EC202008001 linkage group LG01, SWU_Hwy_1.0, whole genome shotgun sequence DNA includes these proteins:
- the gjd4 gene encoding gap junction delta-4 protein produces MGRQGASEAVFIILNYNTTIVGKVWLVLTVFLRISVLFLAGNPLYQDEQERFVCNTIQPGCANVCYDIFAPLSLFRFWLVQLTSIILVHVVFIVYVIHKVTPSLPRPDASNRMKFRSFYKIKQEPFHETSLPKSSVKAGMRWLPCFAGVYVFQLLVRILLEAGFGAAHYYLFGFYTPKRFICQHAPCTTMVDCYISRPTEKTIMLNFMLGLAALSLLLSLFDLICTIKQSARHRSKKKMMVENMYEEEGYFLAESGATGVDFGDPEHQAFLVNGSFRKRISKACMGNDASMHLEGKGHPGIPCGGVPVGINLGVPSTIGGNGAGCYPVVGDEVTEREGSEVALCPSEPVGTPRSIRVNKRSRLKPMPPPRRDKPPSEGLLDSSGPVTACETISGQYMLGDISTDSDLMSTGGDGYEKRSEWV; encoded by the exons ATGGGGAGGCAAGGAGCCTCGGAGGCTGTCTTCATCATACTGAATTATAACACCACTATTGTGG GGAAGGTCTGGCTGGTTCTAACGGTCTTCCTGCGTATATCAGTCTTGTTCTTGGCTGGTAATCCGCTCTACCAGGACGAGCAGGAGAGATTTGTATGTAACACTATCCAGCCTGGCTGTGCCAATGTGTGTTACGATATATTTGCCCCCCTGTCACTGTTCCGCTTCTGGCTGGTCCAACTTACCTCCATTATCCTGGTTCATGTTGTGTTTATTGTCTATGTGATCCACAAAGTTACACCCAGCCTACCTCGTCCTGATGCATCTAACAGAATGAAGTTTAGGTCTTTCTATAAGATTAAACAGGAACCTTTCCATGAAACATCTCTGCCAAAGTCTAGTGTAAAAGCAGGTATGAGATGGCTGCCTTGTTTCGCAGGAGTCTACGTCTTTCAACTTTTGGTCCGGATCCTTCTAGAAGCTGGTTTTGGGGCAGCGCATTACTATCTGTTTGGGTTCTACACCCCAAAACGCTTCATCTGTCAGCATGCTCCTTGCACCACCATGGTGGACTGCTATATATCCAGACCCACTGAAAAGACCATCATGCTGAATTTCATGCTGGGGTTGGCTGCCCTGTCCCTCCTTCTGAGCCTGTTTGATCTCATCTGTACCATTAAGCAGTCGGCAAGGCATAGGAgcaagaagaagatgatggtggAGAACATGTATGAGGAGGAAGGATACTTTCTGGCAGAAAGTGGAGCCACTGGGGTCGACTTTGGTGACCCCGAACATCAAGCCTTTCTGGTCAATGGAAGCTTCCGTAAGAGAATTAGCAAAGCTTGCATGGGTAATGATGCCTCCATGCATTTAGAAGGCAAAGGTCATCCAGGTATCCCTTGTGGAGGAGTCCCTGTAGGTATAAATCTTGGTGTACCCAGTACTATCGGGGGTAACGGAGCTGGTTGTTACCCAGTCGTGGGGGACGAGGTAACAGAGCGAGAGGGCAGTGAGGTGGCACTGTGTCCATCTGAGCCAGTAGGCACACCCAGGTCCATACGAGTTAACAAGCGTAGTCGCCTCAAACCCATGCCGCCTCCCAGACGGGACAAGCCACCAAGCGAAGGGCTGCTGGATAGTTCTGGACCAGTGACGGCTTGTGAAACGATATCAGGACAGTACATGTTGGGGGATATAAGTACTGACAGTGACCTGATGTCCACTGGGGGAGACGGATATGAAAAAAGGTCAGAATGGGTGTGA